The Aquipuribacter hungaricus genome segment GACGACGCGGGCGGCGTCAGCGACCGCAAGACCACCACCACGGTGGCCATGGACTTCGGCCGGATCGGCCTGCCGGGCAACCTGTGGCTGTACCTGTTCGGCACCCCCGGGCAGGACCGGTTCCTCTTCATGTGGGACGACCTGGTGCTCGGCGCGATCGGCGCGGTCGTCCTCGTCGACACCGACCGGCTCGAGCAGTGCTTCCCGGCGATCGACTACTTCGAGTCCCGCGGCATCCCGTTCGTCGTGGCGGTCAACTGCTTCGACGGCGTCGCCACGCACCACCTCGACGACGTCCGCGAGGCGCTGCAGGTGCCCGACCACATCCCGCTGCTGTACACCGACGCCCGCTCGCGCGCCGCCACCAAGCACGCGCTCGTCAACGTCGTCCGGCTCGCCATGGAGCGCGCCCGCACCCCCGAGGTCGCCGCCGTCGGCTGAGCCCCGGGGGCGGCACGGTCGTCGGGGCCCACGCGGACGGTGCACAATCCGTCCCGAGGCGAGGAGGCTGACGTGGCGTCGATCGAGGACGTGGCCCGGGCCACCGGGGTCTCGACGGCGACCGTGTCCCGGGCGCTGCGGGGGCTCGCGTCGGTGGCCGAGCCGACCCGTGCCCGCGTGCAGCTGGCCGCCCAGTCGCTGGGCTACGTGCCCTCCGCCGCGGCCGCGAGCCTGGCCAGCGGGCGCACCAAGGCCGTCGGCCTGCTCACCCCGCACGTCTCGCGATGGTTCTTCGCCGTCTGCATCGAGACCGTCGAGGCGGTCCTGCGCACCCACGGCTACGACGTCCTGCTCGTGCAGCTGCCGCCGGGCGGGCGCACCACCCCCGGCCCGTCCCGCACGCTGCCGCCGTCACGGCCCATGCTCAGCGCGGACCTGCTGCGCAAGCGGGTCGACGCCACCATCGTCCTCACCCTGCCGCTCGTGCCCGAGGAGCTCACGGTGCTGCAGGCGCTGGGCCACGAGCTGGTCTACGTCGGCGGGACCGTGCCGGGCCTGCGCTCGGTCGGCATCGACGACGTCGCGGTCGGCCGCTCCGCCACCGAGCACCTGCTGGGGCTCGGCCACACCGACGTCGCCTACGTCGGCGCGTCGCTGAGCCCGGGGGACTGGGCGCCGCCGCAGGAGCGCTACCGCGGCTACCGGCAGGCGATGACCGCCGCCGGCCTGGAGCCCGGGGAGGCGCTCGTCGCCGACCTCACCGTCGCCGACGGCCGGCGCACCGTGCGCGAGCTGCTGCGCCGGGGGACCCTGCCGGGCGCGCTGGTGTGCGCCTGCGACGAGCTGGCGATCGGCGTGCTGCACGAGCTGCGGCAGGCGGGCGTCGACGTGCCCGGGCAGGTGTCGGTCATCGGGGTCGACGACCACCCCCACGCGGAGCTCCACGACCTGACGACGATCTCGCAGCCGGTGGCCGAGCAGGCCGAGACCGCCACCCGCTGGGTGATGGAGGGCCTGCGCCCGGGCGCCCGCGCGGGCGGCACCGAGCCCGCGCCCCGCTCGGAGCGCATGCCGACCCGGCTCGTCCTGCGCCGCTCGACGGGCCCGGCCCAGGCGCGCGCGACCTGAGAGGGCCGGGCCCCGCGGCTCAGCCGTCTGCCGGCCGCCCGGGATGACCCGGTGCGACCCGGGATGCCCCCGCGCAGGCGTGTCGTCACGCTCCGTGTGAGCGCTCCCACCTCCGCGTCCTCGCCGCTCCCTCGCTGGTCACGGCGTTGCAGGATCGTTACGGGCGTGTGACGCGCCGCCCTTGATAAGTGCGTCCTGCAAGCGTTTACATGCTCCTACGTCGAACCAGGCCCACGATGGTGTGGCCGGACGAGAGC includes the following:
- a CDS encoding GTP-binding protein — protein: MASRPSEPAGTAVAPAPVVAPTVVKIVVAGGFAVGKTTFIGSISDIEPLSTEAAMTEHSLGVDDAGGVSDRKTTTTVAMDFGRIGLPGNLWLYLFGTPGQDRFLFMWDDLVLGAIGAVVLVDTDRLEQCFPAIDYFESRGIPFVVAVNCFDGVATHHLDDVREALQVPDHIPLLYTDARSRAATKHALVNVVRLAMERARTPEVAAVG
- a CDS encoding LacI family DNA-binding transcriptional regulator is translated as MASIEDVARATGVSTATVSRALRGLASVAEPTRARVQLAAQSLGYVPSAAAASLASGRTKAVGLLTPHVSRWFFAVCIETVEAVLRTHGYDVLLVQLPPGGRTTPGPSRTLPPSRPMLSADLLRKRVDATIVLTLPLVPEELTVLQALGHELVYVGGTVPGLRSVGIDDVAVGRSATEHLLGLGHTDVAYVGASLSPGDWAPPQERYRGYRQAMTAAGLEPGEALVADLTVADGRRTVRELLRRGTLPGALVCACDELAIGVLHELRQAGVDVPGQVSVIGVDDHPHAELHDLTTISQPVAEQAETATRWVMEGLRPGARAGGTEPAPRSERMPTRLVLRRSTGPAQARAT